In one window of Desulforhabdus amnigena DNA:
- the queD gene encoding 6-carboxytetrahydropterin synthase QueD gives MPGVFEVYVKTHFSAAHRLRGYPGDCARVHGHNWIIEVYVQCRKLNEIGIAIDFRDIKNAVKEVLGRMDHCDLNDLPAFKDENPTSENIAGFLYRELSRALNDGTVKISKVKVCETPGAGAIYWED, from the coding sequence ATGCCTGGAGTTTTTGAGGTCTATGTGAAAACACATTTTTCCGCCGCGCATCGACTCCGCGGATATCCCGGCGATTGTGCCCGAGTGCATGGACACAACTGGATCATAGAAGTGTATGTGCAGTGCAGAAAATTGAACGAAATCGGAATCGCCATCGACTTCCGTGATATCAAGAATGCCGTGAAGGAAGTTCTTGGCAGGATGGACCATTGTGATCTCAATGATCTGCCCGCCTTTAAAGATGAGAACCCCACTTCGGAAAATATTGCCGGATTTCTTTACCGGGAACTTTCTCGAGCACTGAATGACGGGACGGTCAAGATTTCCAAAGTCAAAGTCTGTGAAACACCCGGCGCCGGTGCTATCTACTGGGAGGATTGA
- a CDS encoding radical SAM protein: MALAVNEIFYSIQGESTYAGWPCIFVRLSGCNLRCSYCDTQYAYDEGEGMAIPDILNRLQLIDCGLVEVTGGEPLIQEETPELITRLIDHGYRVLLETNGSQDISRVDNRCIKIVDFKCPSSGESDSNDLTNVERLTEQDEVKCVIADREDYIFAREIARRTLCGCSRANTIHFSPVFGLLEPKQLTEWILEDRLRVRLNLQLQKIIWSPDRRGV, encoded by the coding sequence GTGGCTCTTGCGGTAAATGAAATCTTCTACAGTATCCAGGGGGAATCGACTTATGCGGGATGGCCGTGCATTTTCGTGAGGCTTTCGGGGTGCAATCTCCGTTGTTCCTATTGCGATACACAATATGCCTACGATGAAGGGGAAGGGATGGCGATTCCCGACATCCTGAATCGTTTGCAGTTGATAGATTGTGGGCTTGTGGAAGTAACCGGCGGCGAACCCCTTATCCAGGAAGAGACTCCAGAACTCATCACCCGTTTGATCGATCATGGATACAGGGTTCTTCTGGAAACCAACGGCAGTCAGGATATTTCAAGGGTCGACAACCGCTGCATCAAAATTGTCGACTTCAAATGCCCGTCCAGCGGGGAATCGGATTCCAATGATCTTACCAATGTCGAGCGTTTGACGGAGCAGGATGAGGTCAAATGCGTGATTGCGGACAGGGAGGATTATATATTTGCCAGGGAGATAGCCCGCCGAACCTTGTGCGGTTGTTCTCGCGCAAATACAATCCACTTTTCCCCTGTTTTCGGGTTGCTGGAGCCGAAACAATTGACCGAATGGATTCTGGAAGACCGTCTTCGGGTGCGGCTCAACCTGCAATTGCAAAAAATAATCTGGAGTCCCGATCGGCGGGGAGTGTGA
- the queC gene encoding 7-cyano-7-deazaguanine synthase QueC — MPEKQSAKAVVLFSGGLDSTTCLAIAKAEGYEPCALSFDYHQRHRVEIEAARRVASALGVREHMILEVPLRRIGGSALTDDLAVPRDVSPEEMQKRIPATYVPARNTIFLSYALAWAEVLGAPDIFVGVNALDYSGYPDCRPEYIEAFERMANLATRESVEGKLHFRIHTPLIHLTKAQIIARGMELGVDYGITHSCYDPDEEGLACGHCDSCLLRKKGFAEAGIPDPTRYAPFA, encoded by the coding sequence ATGCCGGAAAAGCAATCGGCAAAGGCCGTGGTGTTGTTTTCAGGGGGACTCGATTCCACTACCTGTCTGGCCATAGCCAAGGCAGAAGGTTATGAGCCTTGTGCGCTCAGTTTTGATTATCATCAGCGGCACCGTGTAGAAATCGAAGCCGCACGGCGCGTGGCATCGGCACTTGGAGTTCGTGAGCACATGATCCTGGAAGTTCCCCTTCGGCGGATCGGGGGATCGGCATTGACCGATGACCTTGCTGTTCCCAGGGATGTCTCTCCGGAGGAAATGCAGAAGAGAATTCCGGCCACTTATGTTCCCGCCCGAAATACCATTTTTCTCTCTTATGCTCTCGCATGGGCGGAGGTCCTCGGCGCCCCGGATATTTTTGTCGGAGTAAATGCCTTGGATTATTCGGGCTATCCGGATTGTCGCCCTGAATATATCGAGGCCTTTGAGCGGATGGCCAACCTGGCGACCAGGGAGTCGGTGGAAGGCAAGCTGCATTTCCGAATCCATACGCCCCTCATTCACCTGACCAAGGCTCAGATCATTGCGCGAGGTATGGAATTGGGAGTGGACTACGGCATCACCCATTCGTGCTATGATCCGGATGAGGAGGGACTCGCCTGCGGACACTGCGACAGTTGCCTGCTTCGCAAGAAGGGTTTTGCCGAAGCGGGAATTCCTGATCCTACGCGCTACGCTCCTTTTGCTTGA
- the queF gene encoding preQ(1) synthase — translation MTTNYSGLTQLGAKAEIPSSPENAPLETFSNPHPNVDYTVRLTAPEFTTVCPLTGQPDFATLVVDYVPGDRLVESKSFKLFLNSFRNHGTFHEDCTVYVHNRLREALAPKYIRVVGLWFARGGIPIDVVVETGSLPPNCSPLPLGKSTYRGGRE, via the coding sequence ATGACGACGAACTATTCCGGATTGACTCAGTTGGGGGCAAAAGCGGAAATCCCTTCCTCACCTGAAAATGCTCCGTTGGAAACTTTTTCGAATCCCCATCCCAATGTGGACTATACTGTGCGCCTGACCGCCCCGGAATTCACCACCGTTTGTCCCCTTACGGGACAGCCGGATTTTGCCACCCTCGTTGTGGATTACGTTCCCGGAGATCGCCTCGTCGAGAGTAAGTCCTTCAAATTGTTTCTGAACAGTTTTCGCAATCACGGGACATTTCACGAGGATTGTACGGTGTACGTGCACAATCGCCTGCGTGAAGCTCTGGCTCCCAAGTACATAAGGGTTGTGGGGTTATGGTTTGCCCGCGGTGGAATCCCCATCGATGTGGTCGTGGAAACGGGAAGCCTTCCGCCCAACTGCAGCCCCTTGCCTCTCGGCAAGAGCACTTATCGGGGGGGAAGAGAGTAA
- a CDS encoding inositol-3-phosphate synthase — MSNRRIGVWLVGALGSIATTVILGALSFRKGTKETTGMITETGSFKELGLVSLDRLEFGGCDLRKGRLRDAARHVVRETGALSSEFLEEIDEDLMAIERDIQMGTVRNCGEAIRKLSVSTLFDEGSIRQEVAAICGQFRSFKERKSLDELVVVNLASTEPPLPIQEVHHDLGAFEAALDRNDLDVVRASTIYAYAAVQEGCPYINFTPSNGALIPAVVEMAERNGVPVMGNDGKTGETLVKSALAPMFLCRNLQVLSWEGFNILGNMDGCVLDHPENRESKIKSKDQVLSKILGYTPHSRVHIHYVPSLDDQKTAWDYIHFKGFLGTKMSLQFVWQGYDSLLAAPLVLDLVRLAELAKRRGESGLMPHLASYFKAPMGVEEYRLNEQFEMLLNYARKAGGGDDRVA, encoded by the coding sequence ATGAGCAATAGGAGAATCGGTGTATGGCTGGTGGGAGCTTTGGGTTCCATTGCGACCACTGTGATCCTTGGAGCCTTGTCTTTCAGAAAGGGAACGAAAGAAACCACGGGTATGATCACGGAAACCGGCAGTTTCAAAGAGCTCGGGCTGGTCTCCCTGGATCGATTGGAGTTTGGGGGATGTGACCTGCGAAAGGGACGACTCCGGGATGCAGCCCGTCATGTTGTCCGGGAAACGGGTGCCCTGAGTTCCGAGTTTCTGGAAGAGATCGATGAAGATCTTATGGCCATCGAGCGTGATATCCAAATGGGGACGGTCAGGAATTGCGGGGAGGCCATCCGAAAGCTCTCTGTTTCAACTTTGTTCGACGAGGGATCGATCCGGCAGGAAGTCGCGGCGATCTGCGGCCAGTTCCGGAGCTTCAAAGAGAGAAAATCGCTGGATGAGCTCGTCGTGGTCAATCTGGCTTCAACGGAACCACCTCTGCCGATTCAGGAGGTACATCATGACCTGGGGGCTTTTGAAGCCGCATTGGACCGCAATGATCTCGATGTGGTGAGAGCGAGCACGATCTATGCCTATGCCGCTGTCCAGGAAGGGTGTCCTTACATCAATTTTACGCCGTCCAATGGGGCCCTCATACCGGCAGTGGTAGAAATGGCGGAGCGAAATGGGGTCCCTGTTATGGGAAACGATGGAAAAACCGGAGAGACCCTGGTGAAGTCCGCCCTGGCGCCCATGTTCCTGTGCCGGAATCTGCAGGTTCTGAGTTGGGAGGGCTTCAATATTCTCGGCAATATGGATGGATGCGTTCTGGACCATCCGGAAAACAGGGAATCGAAAATAAAGAGCAAGGACCAGGTGCTTTCAAAGATCCTGGGCTATACGCCCCATTCTCGAGTCCATATCCATTACGTCCCCTCCCTGGACGATCAGAAAACGGCCTGGGATTACATTCATTTCAAGGGGTTCCTCGGCACCAAGATGTCCCTCCAGTTCGTCTGGCAGGGATATGATTCCCTCCTGGCCGCCCCCCTGGTTCTGGACCTGGTCCGCCTGGCCGAACTGGCTAAAAGGCGCGGAGAATCGGGACTGATGCCCCATCTTGCCTCCTATTTCAAGGCGCCGATGGGCGTGGAAGAATACCGTCTGAACGAGCAATTCGAGATGCTGCTGAATTACGCAAGGAAAGCCGGTGGCGGAGATGACCGGGTGGCCTGA
- a CDS encoding sugar phosphate isomerase/epimerase family protein produces the protein MRVSFSTNAFTQYSIFDAVEKIAAAGYEGIELLADIPHLYADSVSVSDLQKLKEHLSRTGLRVANLNANTAVGYYGRSFWEPLFEPSLAHPEPLERQWRIDYTRKCIDMASFLGSPCVSVTSGRMVPGVLPEKSLDFLRQSLKEVAEYAHDHGIRIGIEYEPGLLVECYEELASLLDGLDLPNLGANLDLGHSHLLREDPQKVIGGLGQRIFHIHIEDIKDRKHYHLIPGRGDLDFGSLFETLGRHHYEGFITVELYTYPHQPEAAAKSALSYLRSLV, from the coding sequence ATGAGAGTGTCTTTCAGTACAAATGCGTTCACTCAATATTCCATTTTCGATGCAGTGGAAAAGATAGCTGCGGCGGGCTATGAAGGCATTGAACTTTTGGCTGATATCCCCCATCTTTATGCCGATTCCGTATCTGTATCAGATCTTCAGAAATTGAAAGAACATCTGAGCCGAACAGGGCTGCGCGTGGCCAATCTCAATGCCAATACGGCCGTCGGCTATTATGGCAGATCCTTCTGGGAGCCGCTTTTCGAACCTTCGCTGGCTCATCCCGAGCCTTTAGAAAGGCAGTGGCGCATCGATTATACCCGCAAGTGTATCGACATGGCGAGCTTCCTGGGATCACCCTGTGTGAGCGTCACATCCGGCCGGATGGTTCCCGGCGTTCTTCCGGAAAAATCTCTCGATTTTCTGAGGCAGTCTCTGAAAGAAGTTGCAGAGTATGCTCATGACCATGGCATTCGCATTGGAATCGAATACGAGCCGGGACTTCTCGTGGAATGCTATGAAGAACTCGCCTCGCTGCTGGACGGGCTGGATCTGCCCAATCTCGGCGCCAATCTTGATCTAGGGCACAGCCACCTTCTGCGGGAGGATCCGCAGAAGGTGATCGGCGGGCTGGGGCAGAGGATTTTTCATATTCACATCGAGGACATAAAAGACAGAAAACACTACCACCTGATTCCCGGGAGGGGCGATCTGGATTTTGGGAGTCTTTTTGAAACACTGGGCCGACATCATTATGAAGGCTTCATAACCGTGGAGCTTTATACCTATCCCCATCAGCCCGAAGCGGCTGCAAAAAGTGCTCTGAGCTATTTGCGGAGCCTTGTCTGA
- a CDS encoding sugar phosphate isomerase/epimerase family protein, giving the protein MKFAFSSNAFLRYNLLDTIRIIASVGYQGIEIMADVPHAYPPHLSAGDIRDIRKALDDNCLEISNINAFMHHADGDTYHPSWIEKDPVLRAKRVDYTLACIDLAERLGAPAISTEPGGPLDGLPREEGLRFFKEGLDSVEGRARERGIRILIEPEPGLLIENSTQFKEFFRELDPEVFGINFDIGHFFCVSEDPAELMRDMKGFIHHFHLEDIAASREHHHLMLGKGAIDIPGILETANKIGYEGFVTVELYTYESRAAEAAQEAFQYLEKWRKSTKTPV; this is encoded by the coding sequence ATGAAGTTTGCTTTCAGTTCCAACGCGTTTCTTCGTTACAATCTTCTGGATACAATCCGCATTATAGCTTCGGTGGGATATCAGGGCATTGAAATCATGGCCGATGTTCCGCATGCTTACCCCCCCCATCTGAGTGCGGGGGATATCCGCGACATACGCAAAGCCCTGGACGACAATTGTCTTGAAATATCCAATATCAATGCTTTCATGCACCATGCGGACGGAGACACCTATCATCCCTCGTGGATAGAGAAGGACCCGGTGCTCAGAGCCAAACGGGTGGATTATACCCTTGCATGCATCGATCTTGCGGAGAGGCTTGGAGCCCCGGCCATTTCCACTGAACCGGGAGGGCCTCTGGATGGATTACCCCGGGAAGAGGGGCTTCGTTTTTTCAAGGAGGGCCTCGATTCGGTCGAGGGAAGAGCCAGGGAAAGGGGAATCCGGATCCTCATAGAACCCGAACCGGGACTTCTTATCGAAAACAGCACTCAGTTCAAAGAATTTTTCAGGGAGCTCGATCCCGAAGTGTTCGGAATCAACTTCGATATAGGACATTTCTTTTGTGTGTCTGAAGACCCTGCTGAACTCATGAGGGATATGAAAGGCTTCATACATCATTTTCATTTGGAAGATATTGCGGCTTCCCGTGAGCATCACCACCTCATGCTGGGAAAGGGAGCAATCGATATTCCGGGGATACTCGAAACAGCCAACAAGATCGGGTATGAAGGGTTCGTGACCGTGGAACTCTACACCTATGAAAGCCGGGCCGCCGAAGCCGCTCAAGAGGCCTTCCAATACTTGGAAAAGTGGCGGAAAAGCACCAAAACGCCCGTCTGA
- the scpB gene encoding methylmalonyl-CoA decarboxylase, with product MGSDLSYIEVHIEGYIGTIVFDRPKSRNAFNSRMIAEISSALDAMQEKGVRVVVFRAVKGSSIWSAGYDIKELANTKDQFTSDQNDPLEFLLQKITHFPAPVIAMVHGSVWGGACEFALSCDLVFGDPTCSFAVTPANLGVPYSARGILRFLNRLPLNIVKEMFFTARPIDAARAERISLLNFLVPEEELETFTYEMAREISNKSPLTLSSTKEQARILCNAVPLRPEVWEYMRKLCRSVYGSADYQEGVKAFQEKRKAVFQGK from the coding sequence GTGGGATCAGATTTGTCCTATATTGAGGTCCATATCGAAGGGTACATCGGAACCATTGTATTTGACCGCCCAAAAAGTCGAAATGCTTTCAATAGTCGGATGATTGCGGAGATTTCCTCTGCTTTGGATGCAATGCAGGAAAAAGGCGTTCGTGTGGTCGTTTTTCGCGCGGTAAAGGGCAGCAGCATCTGGTCTGCAGGATATGACATCAAAGAACTGGCGAATACAAAGGATCAGTTTACTTCCGACCAAAACGATCCCTTGGAATTCCTCCTGCAAAAAATCACCCATTTCCCTGCACCGGTCATTGCCATGGTTCACGGTTCCGTCTGGGGAGGAGCCTGTGAGTTTGCTCTCTCCTGCGATTTGGTCTTTGGGGACCCTACCTGTTCTTTTGCCGTGACTCCCGCAAATCTTGGCGTACCCTACAGCGCCCGGGGCATTCTTCGGTTTTTGAATCGCCTTCCATTGAATATCGTCAAAGAGATGTTTTTTACAGCCCGGCCCATCGATGCGGCACGAGCGGAGCGGATCAGCCTTCTCAATTTTCTTGTGCCGGAGGAGGAGCTTGAAACATTCACCTATGAGATGGCCAGGGAAATCTCAAACAAGTCTCCTCTTACCCTTTCAAGCACGAAGGAACAAGCCCGTATTTTGTGTAATGCCGTCCCTCTCCGGCCGGAGGTATGGGAATATATGAGGAAACTCTGCCGTTCGGTATACGGGAGCGCCGACTATCAAGAGGGAGTGAAAGCTTTTCAGGAAAAGCGAAAAGCGGTTTTTCAGGGGAAATAG
- a CDS encoding glycoside hydrolase family 26 protein, translating into MIFRYRNLNTRPCFPALLMVGILIMSLTLCGCQEESSPRIQEARSQVTVFPKNGAYTGAFMDFGATEDEISLDILEDFEKMSGKHQTIVAFSSFWGEQNFPMKNVQIISHYGAIPLIFWSPWDRPYAEDRGPDRFNLKNILAGMWDNYIDQWADQAKDYGKPILVSWGLEMNGYWFPWSGYFYGGGTPVTEGEPNRYQGPEVFKQAYRYVVNRVRTRGAKNILWGFHANNFTYPDEPWNSMDRYYPGSDYVDWLGLSVYGKQLSDDDWISFHTAMNSAYENICKLDSTKPVIVAEWGVGEFPRAGSKSEWIREAFTALETEYPRVKAAVYWHERWRNKDDTYSNLHINSSPEALEAYRAGVAAPHWLGHLQYEIEKPNVQ; encoded by the coding sequence ATGATTTTTCGGTACAGAAATCTCAACACTCGACCGTGTTTCCCAGCTCTCTTGATGGTCGGCATTCTTATAATGTCGCTCACCTTGTGCGGTTGCCAGGAAGAGAGCTCTCCAAGGATCCAGGAAGCCCGTTCCCAGGTGACGGTTTTTCCGAAAAACGGGGCCTATACCGGTGCATTCATGGACTTTGGCGCTACCGAAGACGAGATATCTCTCGACATCCTCGAAGATTTTGAAAAAATGTCGGGAAAACACCAGACAATCGTTGCGTTCTCGAGCTTTTGGGGAGAACAGAACTTTCCCATGAAAAATGTGCAGATCATTTCCCATTATGGAGCCATACCCCTCATTTTCTGGTCCCCCTGGGATCGTCCTTACGCAGAGGATCGGGGCCCCGACCGTTTCAATTTGAAGAATATTCTGGCTGGAATGTGGGACAACTATATCGATCAGTGGGCAGATCAGGCAAAAGATTACGGCAAACCCATCCTGGTTTCCTGGGGACTAGAGATGAATGGATACTGGTTTCCCTGGTCAGGATATTTTTATGGTGGGGGAACACCGGTAACAGAAGGAGAGCCCAACCGATATCAAGGACCGGAAGTCTTCAAGCAAGCTTACCGATATGTCGTGAATCGCGTCAGAACCCGCGGTGCCAAGAATATCTTGTGGGGATTTCATGCAAACAACTTCACCTATCCGGATGAACCATGGAACTCCATGGATCGGTACTATCCCGGCTCAGACTATGTCGATTGGCTCGGATTGAGCGTTTACGGCAAACAGCTTTCAGATGACGATTGGATCTCCTTTCATACTGCCATGAATTCCGCATACGAGAACATCTGCAAACTGGATTCCACAAAGCCGGTCATCGTGGCAGAATGGGGTGTAGGCGAATTCCCCCGCGCAGGCAGCAAGTCGGAGTGGATTCGTGAGGCTTTCACGGCACTCGAAACGGAGTATCCTCGGGTAAAAGCCGCCGTCTACTGGCATGAACGCTGGAGAAACAAAGACGACACCTACAGCAACCTGCACATCAATTCCTCACCGGAAGCTCTGGAGGCGTATCGAGCCGGCGTAGCGGCCCCGCATTGGCTGGGGCATTTGCAGTATGAGATAGAAAAACCCAATGTGCAATGA
- a CDS encoding glycosyltransferase produces the protein MGELKIDSFVFLDARGKRWPRLRKWIFFIGLFFSLAIILFIQSLFVTSQLQLPASVRQLKARLKVLQKQESGSPPKTTNPLWLQYSRGGPGAPKQIYAAQNAVEGAGKNRTREVVLGFYQNWDSRSFESLKLHADQMTHVSSQWLTIADGLGTLVSNPDPQLQAFCASKGIVLMPLLDNLIGDTWQPEAVESLANGPEARQEQFISNLISRLTALKAGGVVIDWEQVDPAYQESVTALVQKMAVALHQHNMELWLSVPMGQDLKVYDLETLAHSADQFIAMLSDETSETDPPGPIASQEWFNGWVESMSDYGTPSQWIIGVGSYGYDWTMDGKKAETISFHDVMTRAGRAGLTDFELDSASGNPHFSYEDEDTEHTVWFLDVATFINEIQNARENMTGGIAISQLGNEDPDIWKALKFIRAPRLKAEMLTDLQPLKPEGIITHVGTGEFITVDDDLSEGARRLTLDADGKVSERYEKFPNYLTLCHMGEGDDDQVAITFDDGPDPKWTPIILDVLKEKGVKAAFFVVGAKVEANPDLAERIVREGHEIGIHTYTHPNLAMVSAERALLEFNATERLIETITGRSTILFRPPYNADSRPQNMDEIVPIKWANALGYLTVMENIDTEDWARPGSDAILQRVKQMRRAGGNIILMHDAGGDRRQTVEALPHIIDYLQARGDRISSLGQVLNESPDFLMPPVQQSSQSVTRFVSGSGFRMLHIVENFLWAFMILATFLIVLRTLIVAFFALENRRSPAQSEEDLFQPPVSIIVAAYNEEKVIKSTLQNLLKTRYPGHFEVIVIDDGSKDRTAEIVAGLAAADSRIRLIRQPNGGKARALRRGINAAANEILVMLDADTHFQPDTVERLVQPFRDETIGAVSGHAKVGNMRTFIARCQSLEYTCGFNLDRRAYHQLNCITVAPGAVSALRRTAILKAGGISTDTLAEDTDLTLSLHRCGFRIAYVPQAIAWTEAPETLRTLAKQRFRWAFGTLQCLWKHRDLVFDTRYKALAWFSLPSIWLFQILLVAVGPLVDAFLIYSMLFGIGESVYVYFLIFLLMDLFLAALACLMEKESLGHAWLIIPMRFIYRPLLSWVIWKSIFRAVQGVWVSWGKLERTASVPNHL, from the coding sequence ATGGGTGAATTAAAAATTGACAGTTTTGTTTTCCTGGATGCTCGTGGAAAACGCTGGCCACGCTTGCGTAAATGGATTTTCTTTATAGGGCTTTTTTTCTCTTTAGCCATTATCCTTTTCATTCAGTCACTCTTCGTAACTTCACAACTTCAATTGCCTGCATCCGTCCGGCAATTGAAAGCCCGTTTGAAGGTGCTTCAAAAACAGGAATCCGGAAGCCCCCCCAAGACCACTAATCCCCTCTGGCTTCAATATTCCAGGGGAGGGCCAGGAGCCCCTAAACAGATATATGCAGCACAAAACGCAGTGGAAGGAGCCGGCAAGAATCGCACCAGAGAAGTCGTGCTTGGGTTTTATCAGAACTGGGACTCCAGGAGCTTTGAATCTCTAAAACTGCATGCCGATCAAATGACACATGTCTCTTCCCAATGGCTAACCATTGCCGACGGCCTGGGGACTCTCGTGTCAAACCCCGACCCTCAACTCCAGGCTTTCTGCGCAAGCAAAGGTATCGTCCTGATGCCGCTTTTGGACAACCTCATTGGAGACACCTGGCAGCCTGAAGCCGTAGAAAGTTTGGCCAACGGCCCCGAAGCCAGACAGGAGCAATTCATCTCCAACCTGATATCCCGACTGACCGCCCTAAAGGCCGGCGGGGTGGTAATCGATTGGGAGCAAGTGGACCCAGCCTACCAGGAATCGGTCACGGCTCTGGTACAGAAAATGGCGGTCGCACTTCATCAGCACAATATGGAACTCTGGTTGAGTGTACCTATGGGACAGGACCTCAAGGTATACGACCTGGAGACCCTGGCACACAGTGCAGACCAGTTTATCGCCATGCTGAGCGACGAGACTTCGGAAACCGATCCCCCGGGCCCCATCGCTTCCCAGGAATGGTTCAATGGCTGGGTGGAGTCCATGAGCGATTATGGAACTCCTTCCCAATGGATTATCGGCGTTGGATCTTACGGCTACGACTGGACCATGGATGGCAAGAAGGCTGAAACCATAAGCTTTCATGATGTCATGACCCGTGCCGGCCGTGCAGGCCTGACGGATTTTGAGCTGGATTCGGCATCCGGAAACCCTCATTTTTCTTACGAAGACGAGGATACGGAACATACCGTTTGGTTCCTCGATGTCGCCACATTCATCAATGAAATCCAAAATGCCCGAGAGAACATGACGGGAGGAATTGCCATTTCCCAACTTGGCAACGAAGATCCGGATATCTGGAAGGCATTGAAGTTCATCCGCGCCCCCCGACTGAAGGCAGAGATGCTAACGGACCTGCAGCCGTTGAAGCCCGAAGGCATCATTACGCATGTGGGTACGGGAGAATTTATCACGGTGGACGACGATCTTTCCGAGGGAGCACGCAGGCTTACTCTGGATGCCGACGGGAAGGTCTCCGAACGTTATGAAAAATTTCCCAATTATCTTACTCTATGCCATATGGGCGAAGGCGATGACGATCAGGTGGCTATTACGTTTGACGACGGTCCCGATCCCAAGTGGACGCCCATTATACTGGATGTATTGAAAGAAAAGGGAGTGAAGGCTGCCTTTTTCGTTGTAGGTGCAAAAGTTGAAGCCAATCCGGACCTGGCCGAAAGGATCGTGCGAGAAGGACATGAAATTGGAATACACACTTACACACATCCCAATCTGGCCATGGTGTCTGCAGAACGGGCGCTTCTCGAATTCAATGCGACAGAGCGTTTGATCGAAACGATTACCGGACGATCCACCATTCTCTTCCGCCCTCCATACAATGCGGATTCCCGTCCTCAAAATATGGATGAGATCGTGCCCATCAAATGGGCCAACGCCCTAGGGTATCTTACCGTCATGGAAAACATTGATACGGAAGACTGGGCACGACCTGGATCCGACGCTATTCTTCAAAGGGTCAAACAAATGCGCCGCGCTGGAGGAAACATCATCCTCATGCACGATGCCGGTGGAGACCGCCGCCAAACGGTGGAGGCCCTGCCTCACATCATCGATTATCTGCAGGCGAGAGGAGACCGAATTTCTTCTTTGGGTCAGGTATTGAACGAGTCACCGGACTTTCTCATGCCCCCCGTGCAGCAGAGCAGCCAATCGGTCACCCGGTTTGTAAGCGGCAGCGGATTTCGCATGTTACACATTGTTGAGAATTTCCTTTGGGCATTCATGATCTTGGCGACCTTTCTCATTGTCTTACGCACCCTGATCGTTGCCTTTTTTGCACTCGAAAACAGACGTTCACCGGCACAATCCGAGGAAGACCTTTTCCAGCCCCCTGTGAGCATCATTGTCGCAGCCTATAACGAAGAAAAGGTCATAAAAAGCACTCTGCAGAATCTGCTCAAAACCCGTTATCCAGGACACTTTGAGGTAATCGTCATCGATGACGGATCAAAAGATCGAACCGCCGAGATCGTCGCCGGACTGGCCGCAGCCGACTCCCGGATTCGCTTGATTCGGCAGCCCAACGGGGGCAAGGCACGCGCATTGCGCAGGGGGATCAACGCTGCAGCTAACGAAATTCTGGTCATGCTGGATGCAGACACTCATTTTCAGCCGGATACCGTAGAGCGCCTCGTTCAGCCCTTTCGAGACGAGACGATAGGTGCGGTTTCAGGTCACGCAAAAGTAGGAAACATGCGGACGTTTATCGCCCGTTGTCAGTCCCTGGAATACACGTGCGGGTTCAACCTGGACCGGCGCGCCTACCATCAGTTGAACTGCATCACGGTGGCCCCGGGCGCAGTGAGTGCTCTCAGGCGAACCGCTATTCTGAAGGCTGGGGGAATCAGTACCGACACGCTTGCGGAGGATACCGACCTGACTCTCAGCCTCCACAGGTGCGGGTTCCGTATCGCCTATGTACCCCAGGCCATTGCATGGACAGAGGCTCCTGAAACCCTTCGCACCCTTGCCAAACAACGTTTTCGGTGGGCGTTTGGAACACTCCAGTGTCTATGGAAGCACAGGGATCTCGTTTTCGATACCCGCTACAAGGCCCTTGCGTGGTTCAGCCTGCCAAGCATCTGGCTTTTCCAAATTCTCCTTGTGGCTGTCGGTCCCCTGGTGGATGCCTTCCTCATTTATTCGATGCTTTTTGGGATCGGTGAATCCGTTTACGTTTATTTTCTCATTTTTCTGCTTATGGATCTCTTTCTGGCCGCATTGGCCTGTTTGATGGAAAAGGAATCCCTGGGACACGCCTGGCTCATTATCCCCATGAGGTTCATCTACCGTCCCCTCCTCAGCTGGGTCATCTGGAAGTCCATATTCAGGGCCGTGCAGGGGGTCTGGGTAAGCTGGGGCAAATTGGAACGGACGGCCTCCGTGCCAAACCACCTGTAG